A region from the Leopardus geoffroyi isolate Oge1 chromosome E3, O.geoffroyi_Oge1_pat1.0, whole genome shotgun sequence genome encodes:
- the LOC123589743 gene encoding mucin-3B-like, which translates to MCDEDTVGTFSDLGLEDERTVKDENFQVALGDVDINVSVRVPRGDGPPLLLPRPWSPVLRLHSFSLPRTLDPSFPGPQE; encoded by the exons ATGTGCGATGAGGACACTGTGGGGACGTTTTCGGACTTGGGCTTGGAGGACGAGCGAACAG tcaAGGATGAAAACTTCCAGGTGGCCTTGGGGGACGTGGACATCAATGTGAGCGTGAGGGTGCCAAGGGGGGATG GCCCCCCGCTGCTGCTTCCCAGGCCCTGGTCTCCTGTTCTGAGGCTccattccttctccctcccaaGGACACTGGACCCCAGTTTTCCGGGGCCTCAAGAATGA